One window of the Brachyhypopomus gauderio isolate BG-103 unplaced genomic scaffold, BGAUD_0.2 sc46, whole genome shotgun sequence genome contains the following:
- the chchd10 gene encoding coiled-coil-helix-coiled-coil-helix domain-containing protein 10, mitochondrial — protein MARGSRSRPSAPASAPAHSYTPAPAAPPPSSLAPPQPKQPGLMAQMATTAAGVAVGSAVGHVMGGALTGALGGSGGGSSEAAKPAPTYQEAPRGAPAGPCLFEVRQFLDCATTQTDLSLCEGFSEALKQCKYSHGVSSLV, from the exons ATGGCCCGAGGAAGTCGCAGCCGCCCGTCCGCTCCAGCAAG TGCCCCCGCCCACTCCTACACGCCGGCCCCtgcagccccgcccccctcgTCCCTGGCCCCGCCTCAGCCCAAGCAGCCGGGCCTCATGGCCCAGATGGCCACCacggcggcgggggtggcggtCGGATCTGCCGTGGGTCATGTGATGGGCGGGGCCCTCACCGGAGCCCTCGGCGGCAGTGGCGGGGGCAGCTCGGAGGCGGCCAAGCCGGCCCCCACATATcag GAGGCCCCCCGCGGTGCCCCGGCCGGCCCGTGTCTGTTCGAGGTCCGGCAGTTCCTGGACTGCGCCACCACTCAGACCGACCTCAGCTTGTGTGAGGGCTTCAGCGAAGCGCTGAAACAGTGCAAGTACTCGCACG